One Curtobacterium sp. BH-2-1-1 genomic region harbors:
- a CDS encoding acetolactate synthase large subunit: MPTEATPLSAAAGARRTPEILTGSGAVLRTLEHLGITDVFGLPGGAIIPFYDELMASQTIRHVLVRHEQGAGHAAEGYASASGKVGVAIATSGPGATNLVTAIADAYMDSVPFIAITGQVFSTLMGTDAFQEADIVGITMPITKHSFLVTDPADVPATLAAAHLIATTGRPGPVLVDITKDAQQKSAPYVWPPKIDLPGYRPVTKAHGKQITAAAQLLAESERPVLYVGGGVIRSRATAELLRFAEATGAPVVTTLMARGAFPDSHPQHLGMPGMHGTVPAVLGLQDSDLIIALGARFDDRVTGKADEFAPNAKVVHVDIDPAEISKIRFADVPIVGDAKEVLVDLLDAWGGIPTDQRASTAEWWAKLEQLKVDFPLGYAEPTDGLLAPQAIIKRIGELSGPEAIYASGVGQHQMWSAQFIKYERPNAWLNSGGAGTMGYSVPAAMGAKVAEPDRVVWAIDGDGCFQMTNQELATCVINDIPIKVAIINNSSLGMVRQWQTLFYDGRHSFTDLETGHDSRRVPDFVKLADAYGALGIRVEKADEVDAAIQLALETNDRPVVIDFVVSRDSMVWPMVPQGVSNSSIEYAQALAPTWDDEDADMTGETA; the protein is encoded by the coding sequence ATGCCCACGGAAGCCACTCCGCTGTCCGCGGCCGCCGGTGCACGCCGGACGCCGGAGATCCTGACCGGCTCGGGAGCCGTCCTCCGGACGCTCGAGCACCTCGGGATCACCGACGTCTTCGGCCTGCCGGGCGGTGCGATCATCCCGTTCTACGACGAGCTCATGGCGTCGCAGACGATCCGCCACGTCCTCGTCCGCCACGAGCAGGGCGCCGGCCACGCCGCCGAGGGCTACGCCTCGGCGTCCGGCAAGGTCGGCGTCGCCATCGCCACCTCGGGCCCCGGCGCGACGAACCTCGTCACCGCGATCGCCGACGCCTACATGGACTCGGTGCCGTTCATCGCGATCACCGGCCAGGTCTTCTCGACCCTGATGGGGACGGACGCCTTCCAAGAAGCCGACATCGTCGGCATCACCATGCCGATCACGAAGCACTCGTTCCTCGTGACCGACCCGGCCGACGTGCCGGCGACCCTCGCCGCGGCGCACCTCATCGCGACGACCGGACGCCCCGGCCCCGTGCTGGTCGACATCACGAAGGACGCCCAGCAGAAGTCGGCGCCGTACGTCTGGCCGCCCAAGATCGACCTGCCCGGCTACCGTCCGGTCACCAAGGCGCACGGCAAGCAGATCACCGCGGCCGCGCAGCTCCTCGCCGAGTCCGAGCGCCCGGTGCTCTACGTCGGCGGCGGCGTCATCCGCTCCCGGGCGACCGCCGAGCTGCTCCGCTTCGCCGAGGCCACCGGTGCGCCGGTCGTCACGACCCTGATGGCACGGGGCGCCTTCCCCGACTCGCACCCGCAGCACCTCGGCATGCCCGGCATGCACGGCACCGTCCCGGCGGTGCTCGGCCTGCAGGACAGCGACCTCATCATCGCGCTCGGTGCCCGCTTCGACGACCGCGTGACCGGCAAGGCCGACGAGTTCGCGCCGAACGCCAAGGTCGTGCACGTGGACATCGACCCGGCCGAGATCTCGAAGATCCGCTTCGCCGACGTCCCGATCGTGGGCGACGCGAAAGAGGTCCTGGTCGACCTGCTCGACGCGTGGGGCGGCATCCCGACCGACCAGCGTGCGAGCACCGCCGAGTGGTGGGCGAAGCTCGAGCAGCTCAAGGTCGACTTCCCGCTCGGCTACGCGGAGCCGACGGACGGACTGCTGGCGCCGCAGGCCATCATCAAGCGCATCGGCGAGCTGAGCGGCCCCGAGGCGATCTACGCCTCCGGCGTCGGGCAGCACCAGATGTGGTCGGCGCAGTTCATCAAGTACGAGCGTCCGAACGCCTGGCTGAACTCCGGCGGCGCGGGCACGATGGGCTACTCCGTCCCCGCCGCGATGGGCGCGAAGGTCGCCGAGCCGGACCGCGTGGTCTGGGCGATCGACGGCGACGGCTGCTTCCAGATGACCAACCAGGAGCTCGCGACCTGCGTCATCAACGACATCCCGATCAAGGTCGCGATCATCAACAACTCGTCGCTCGGCATGGTGCGGCAGTGGCAGACGCTGTTCTACGACGGCCGCCACTCGTTCACCGACCTCGAGACCGGCCACGACTCGCGCCGCGTGCCCGACTTCGTGAAGCTGGCGGACGCGTACGGTGCCCTCGGCATCCGCGTCGAGAAGGCGGACGAGGTCGACGCCGCCATCCAGCTCGCCCTCGAGACGAACGACCGCCCCGTGGTGATCGACTTCGTCGTGAGCCGCGACTCGATGGTCTGGCCGATGGTCCCGCAGGGAGTCAGCAACTCGTCCATCGAGTACGCCCAGGCCCTCGCCCCCACCTGGGACGACGAGGACGCCGACATGACGGGGGAAACCGCATGA
- the otsB gene encoding trehalose-phosphatase, with translation MPETTTDQTAIDRALETLAAAPRLIVALDFDGTLAPFADDPSQVGALPGSWAAVLTLHRAKDTEVVLVSGRPLDSLAAVTHAPAEMALVGSHGVEWRVDGHDEAALTDDEQARVARIGTALDAVGERFPGVVIEHKPAGHGVHTRRVSAEVAAEANAAASAAAHEADPDVLERGGKDILEFAVRHVTKGDAIARLRDLHGADAVFFAGDDVTDEDAFRVLRDGDVGVKVGEGDTLAGYRVADPAALTDVLKQLARIRATR, from the coding sequence ATGCCTGAGACGACCACCGACCAGACCGCCATCGACCGGGCCCTCGAGACGCTCGCGGCTGCGCCGCGACTCATCGTCGCCCTCGACTTCGACGGCACGCTCGCGCCGTTCGCCGACGACCCGTCGCAGGTCGGCGCGCTGCCCGGCTCGTGGGCGGCCGTCCTCACCCTGCACCGGGCGAAGGACACCGAGGTCGTCCTGGTCTCCGGGCGTCCGCTGGACAGCCTCGCCGCGGTGACGCACGCCCCCGCCGAGATGGCCCTCGTCGGGTCGCACGGCGTCGAGTGGCGCGTCGACGGGCACGACGAAGCGGCCCTCACCGACGACGAGCAGGCCCGGGTGGCCCGGATCGGCACCGCGCTCGACGCGGTCGGGGAGCGGTTCCCGGGTGTCGTCATCGAGCACAAGCCGGCCGGCCACGGCGTGCACACCCGCCGGGTGAGCGCCGAGGTCGCGGCCGAGGCGAACGCCGCCGCGAGTGCCGCCGCGCACGAGGCCGACCCGGACGTCCTCGAACGCGGGGGCAAGGACATCCTCGAGTTCGCCGTCCGGCACGTCACCAAGGGTGACGCGATCGCCAGGCTGCGCGACCTGCACGGTGCCGACGCGGTGTTCTTCGCCGGCGACGACGTCACCGACGAGGACGCCTTCCGGGTGCTCCGCGACGGCGACGTCGGCGTGAAGGTGGGGGAGGGCGACACGCTCGCCGGGTACCGGGTCGCCGACCCCGCGGCGCTCACCGACGTGCTGAAGCAGCTCGCCCGGATCCGCGCCACGCGCTGA
- a CDS encoding mechanosensitive ion channel family protein, translating into MDILLRLLVAIGVALLVTAAAALVLHLVFRALARRERWAAVLSRRMKHPFRTELLVVLLWVAFVTSVPNRPDAFPWRAPVSHGFLIATIAAGTWLACQIAIFLEDLGLHRFRIDVPDNRQARRIRTQVLVIRRLTVAVLVIIGIGAILLTFPGVEAAGASVLASAGLISVIAGLAAQSTLGNVFAGMQLAFSGSIRVDDVVVVEQQWGRIEEITLTYVVVHLWDDRRFVLPSTYFTSTPFENWTRTNSELLGAVELDLDWRVRPGEMRAELDRILDRTELWDRRVKVLQVTDAVQGSVRVRVLATSHDAPSLFDLRCYIREELVDWIQRTHPDALPVQRVLMVDEVAAPRRRAASTASESALFTPDQDDRAALFTGPIQTSDIPRSER; encoded by the coding sequence ATGGACATCCTCCTCCGGCTCCTCGTCGCGATCGGCGTCGCGCTGCTCGTCACCGCCGCCGCCGCGCTCGTCCTGCACCTCGTCTTCCGCGCACTCGCGCGGCGGGAACGCTGGGCGGCCGTGCTCTCCCGACGCATGAAGCACCCGTTCCGCACCGAACTGCTCGTCGTGCTCCTCTGGGTCGCGTTCGTCACGAGCGTCCCGAACCGGCCGGACGCCTTCCCGTGGCGCGCGCCGGTGTCGCACGGCTTCCTCATCGCCACGATCGCCGCGGGTACCTGGCTGGCGTGCCAGATCGCGATCTTCCTCGAGGACCTCGGCCTGCACCGCTTCCGCATCGACGTCCCGGACAACCGGCAGGCCCGCCGCATCCGCACGCAGGTCCTCGTGATCCGCCGGCTGACCGTCGCGGTGCTCGTGATCATCGGCATCGGCGCGATCCTGCTGACCTTCCCGGGGGTCGAGGCAGCCGGGGCGAGCGTGCTCGCGTCGGCGGGGCTCATCTCCGTCATCGCCGGCCTCGCGGCGCAGTCGACGCTGGGCAACGTCTTCGCCGGCATGCAGCTCGCGTTCTCCGGGTCGATCCGTGTCGACGACGTCGTCGTGGTCGAGCAGCAGTGGGGGCGGATCGAGGAGATCACCCTCACCTACGTCGTCGTGCACCTGTGGGACGACCGACGCTTCGTGCTGCCGTCGACGTACTTCACGAGCACGCCGTTCGAGAACTGGACCCGGACCAACAGCGAGCTGCTCGGTGCCGTCGAGCTCGACCTCGACTGGCGGGTCCGGCCGGGGGAGATGCGGGCCGAGCTCGACCGGATCCTCGACCGCACCGAGCTCTGGGACCGCCGGGTGAAGGTCCTGCAGGTCACCGACGCCGTGCAGGGGTCCGTGCGTGTCCGGGTCCTCGCGACCTCGCACGACGCGCCGTCCCTGTTCGACCTGCGCTGCTACATCCGCGAGGAGCTCGTCGACTGGATCCAGCGGACCCATCCCGACGCGCTGCCGGTCCAGCGGGTGCTCATGGTGGACGAGGTCGCGGCGCCGCGACGGCGCGCGGCGTCGACCGCGTCGGAGTCCGCGCTGTTCACGCCGGACCAGGACGACCGTGCGGCGCTCTTCACGGGGCCGATCCAGACCTCGGACATCCCGCGGTCGGAGCGCTGA
- the otsA gene encoding alpha,alpha-trehalose-phosphate synthase (UDP-forming) produces the protein MAAPRTEQTRYAFVVASNRLPVDRIVDEDGNEGWRHSPGGLVTALEPVMRANDGAWVGWVGQPDVEVAPFDNEGIHIVPVPLSNDDVEEYYEGFSNDTLWPLYHDVIEHPSYHRDWWNAYKRVNQRFAEQIAEIVEQDGIVWVQDYQLQLVPALLRELRPDLTIGFFNHIPFPPVGIYAQLPWRAQILDGLLGADVIGFQRHDDASDFLRAVRHIKGYTTKGQTIDVPVDDPDAPRSRKGITVRHVEARHFPISIDAAGFEEIAHRPEVQERAREIRASLGNPKTVLLGVDRLDYTKGIRHRIKAFGELVEDGRIAVEDATLVQVASPSRERVDTYATLRDEIELTVGRINGDLGVIGHQPIAYLHHGYPREEMVALYLAADIMLVTALRDGMNLVAKEYVAARFDNDGVLILSEFAGAADELKQAVIVNPHDIGALKDSIQRAIEMPRRERSTRMRALRKRVRDNDVARWSRSFLEALDRHAPKNAQIDPSAADPKDQHREAQTDNMSIFDQDAQTARAAEDTREARDA, from the coding sequence ATGGCAGCACCCCGCACCGAACAGACCCGCTACGCCTTCGTCGTCGCCTCGAACCGCCTGCCGGTCGACCGCATCGTCGACGAGGACGGCAACGAGGGCTGGCGGCACTCGCCCGGCGGCCTCGTCACCGCACTCGAGCCGGTGATGCGCGCGAACGACGGTGCCTGGGTCGGCTGGGTCGGCCAGCCCGACGTCGAGGTCGCCCCGTTCGACAACGAGGGCATCCACATCGTGCCCGTCCCGCTGAGCAACGACGACGTCGAGGAGTACTACGAGGGGTTCAGCAACGACACCCTCTGGCCGCTCTACCACGACGTCATCGAGCACCCGAGCTACCACCGCGACTGGTGGAACGCGTACAAGCGCGTGAACCAGCGCTTCGCCGAGCAGATCGCCGAGATCGTCGAGCAGGACGGCATCGTCTGGGTGCAGGACTACCAGCTGCAGCTCGTCCCCGCGCTCCTCCGCGAGCTCCGCCCGGACCTGACGATCGGCTTCTTCAACCACATCCCGTTCCCGCCCGTCGGCATCTACGCCCAGCTCCCGTGGCGCGCACAGATCCTCGACGGCCTGCTCGGGGCGGACGTGATCGGCTTCCAGCGGCACGACGACGCGAGCGACTTCCTCCGGGCGGTCCGGCACATCAAGGGCTACACGACCAAGGGGCAGACGATCGACGTCCCCGTCGACGACCCGGACGCACCGCGCAGCCGCAAGGGCATCACGGTGCGGCACGTCGAGGCCCGGCACTTCCCGATCTCCATCGACGCCGCCGGCTTCGAGGAGATCGCGCACCGACCCGAGGTGCAGGAGCGCGCCCGTGAGATCCGTGCGAGCCTCGGCAACCCGAAGACCGTGCTGCTCGGCGTCGACCGCCTCGACTACACGAAGGGCATCCGCCACCGGATCAAGGCCTTCGGCGAACTCGTCGAGGACGGCCGCATCGCGGTCGAGGACGCCACCCTCGTGCAGGTCGCCAGCCCGAGCCGCGAGCGCGTCGACACGTACGCCACGCTCCGCGACGAGATCGAGCTCACGGTCGGCCGCATCAACGGCGACCTCGGCGTGATCGGACACCAGCCGATCGCCTACCTGCACCACGGCTACCCGCGCGAGGAGATGGTGGCGCTCTACCTCGCCGCCGACATCATGCTCGTCACGGCCCTCCGCGACGGCATGAACCTCGTCGCGAAGGAGTACGTCGCGGCCCGGTTCGACAACGACGGCGTCCTCATCCTGTCCGAGTTCGCCGGTGCCGCCGACGAACTGAAGCAGGCCGTCATCGTCAACCCGCACGACATCGGCGCGCTGAAGGACTCGATCCAGCGCGCGATCGAGATGCCCCGACGCGAACGCTCGACCCGCATGCGGGCCCTCCGCAAGCGCGTCCGCGACAACGACGTGGCGCGCTGGTCGCGCTCGTTCCTCGAGGCGCTCGACCGCCACGCCCCGAAGAACGCGCAGATCGACCCCTCCGCGGCGGACCCGAAGGACCAGCACCGCGAGGCGCAGACGGACAACATGTCGATCTTCGACCAGGACGCCCAGACGGCGCGTGCTGCCGAGGACACCCGGGAGGCGCGTGATGCCTGA
- a CDS encoding magnesium transporter CorA family protein: MVMTRAWRNGTAAERDFPVDRISELIAEDGTFVWVDYTDPEPSDLEHVEAELGIHALAVEDAVERGQRPKLDRYRDSLFLVVYDVGGLDHAGDLTTHEVKAFVTEHALVTIHGSDVDTGAMERRLDATTDIADHGVPWLMWGLLDAVTDHATNTVEDIERRIDALEEDLFEHGTPREKQIQRRSFRLRKALGVLRRQVVPTRDSVASLLHGDAETISDGIRPYFRDVEDHLVSITDSVDQLRDAVSSVLDTNLNLASNRQNTVMKKVTSWAAIIAIPTAITGFFGQNLKFPGMGEWSGLYFSLGLIIASSLTLYRVFKAKDWL, encoded by the coding sequence ATGGTCATGACACGGGCGTGGCGGAACGGCACCGCGGCGGAACGGGACTTCCCGGTCGACCGGATCTCCGAGCTCATCGCCGAGGACGGCACCTTCGTGTGGGTGGACTACACCGACCCCGAGCCGTCCGACCTCGAGCACGTCGAGGCCGAGCTCGGCATCCACGCGCTCGCGGTCGAGGACGCCGTCGAGCGCGGCCAGCGCCCGAAGCTCGACCGGTACCGCGACAGCCTCTTCCTGGTCGTCTACGACGTGGGCGGCCTCGACCACGCCGGGGACCTCACCACGCACGAGGTGAAGGCCTTCGTGACCGAGCACGCCCTCGTCACGATCCACGGCAGCGACGTCGACACCGGGGCCATGGAGCGCCGGCTCGACGCGACCACGGACATCGCCGACCACGGCGTCCCGTGGTTGATGTGGGGCCTGCTCGACGCGGTCACGGACCACGCCACGAACACGGTCGAGGACATCGAGCGCCGGATCGACGCGCTCGAGGAGGACCTCTTCGAACACGGCACCCCGCGTGAGAAGCAGATCCAGCGGCGATCGTTCCGCCTCCGCAAGGCCCTGGGCGTCCTGCGCCGCCAGGTGGTCCCCACGCGGGACAGCGTCGCATCGTTGCTGCACGGGGACGCCGAGACGATCTCGGACGGCATCCGCCCCTACTTCCGCGACGTCGAGGACCACCTCGTGTCGATCACCGACTCCGTCGACCAGCTCCGCGACGCGGTGTCGAGCGTCCTCGACACGAACCTCAACCTGGCGTCGAACCGGCAGAACACGGTCATGAAGAAGGTGACGAGCTGGGCGGCGATCATCGCGATCCCGACGGCGATCACGGGGTTCTTCGGCCAGAACCTGAAGTTCCCGGGAATGGGCGAGTGGAGCGGGCTCTACTTCTCCCTCGGGCTCATCATCGCCTCATCGCTGACGCTGTACCGGGTCTTCAAGGCGAAGGACTGGCTCTAG
- the ilvN gene encoding acetolactate synthase small subunit → MSHVLSLLVEDKPGLLTRVAGLFARRGFNIESLAVGNTEVDGLSRITVVVDVEDLPLEQVTKQLNKLVNVIKIVELDFSQSVQREHMLVKVRVDNQTRSAVLEAVNLFRAQVVDVANDSLIVEVTGDPGKIQAILRVLEPYGIKELARAGLLGMGRGPKSITDRVR, encoded by the coding sequence ATGAGCCACGTCCTCTCCCTCCTCGTCGAGGACAAGCCGGGTCTGCTGACCCGCGTCGCCGGGCTGTTCGCGCGCCGCGGGTTCAACATCGAGTCCCTCGCGGTCGGCAACACCGAGGTCGACGGCCTCAGCCGGATCACGGTCGTCGTCGACGTCGAGGACCTCCCGCTCGAGCAGGTGACGAAGCAGCTCAACAAGCTGGTCAACGTCATCAAGATCGTCGAGCTGGACTTCTCCCAGTCCGTCCAGCGCGAGCACATGCTCGTGAAGGTGCGGGTGGACAACCAGACGCGCTCGGCCGTGCTCGAGGCAGTGAACCTGTTCCGTGCGCAGGTCGTCGACGTCGCGAACGACTCGCTCATCGTCGAGGTGACCGGCGACCCCGGCAAGATCCAGGCGATCCTCCGCGTGCTCGAGCCCTACGGCATCAAGGAGCTCGCCCGTGCGGGCCTCCTCGGCATGGGCCGTGGGCCCAAGAGCATCACCGACCGGGTGCGCTGA
- a CDS encoding glycine betaine ABC transporter substrate-binding protein has protein sequence MKRTKRTLAAAALAAATALGLSACMPPGYYGASGTLDNGDQKSMHVVVFNGWDEDTAASYLWKHVLEQKGYDVQLTNSDVAPAYTGLASGDYDVVFDTWLPNTHKEYMDTYGKDLTDLGAWNEQASLELAVPEYSDIDSIDELQAKASDFGNKIVGIEPAAGETKVVQDQVIPKYGLDGMDFITSSTPAMLADLKAAIAKKEDVVVTLWRPHWAYDAFPIKDLEDPKGALGKNEEIHTIAKKDFADEFPQASKWMENFAMDSDTLYSLENALVNSGAKTSEYPAITAKWASEHQDYVDSLTSTK, from the coding sequence ATGAAGCGAACCAAGCGCACCCTCGCGGCCGCCGCGCTCGCCGCCGCCACCGCCCTCGGCCTGTCCGCGTGCATGCCGCCCGGGTACTACGGCGCCTCCGGCACGCTCGACAACGGCGACCAGAAGTCCATGCACGTCGTCGTCTTCAACGGCTGGGACGAGGACACCGCCGCGAGCTACCTCTGGAAGCACGTCCTCGAGCAGAAGGGCTACGACGTCCAGCTCACGAACTCCGACGTCGCGCCCGCCTACACGGGCCTCGCATCCGGCGACTACGACGTCGTGTTCGACACCTGGCTGCCGAACACGCACAAGGAGTACATGGACACGTACGGCAAGGACCTCACGGACCTCGGCGCGTGGAACGAGCAGGCGTCGCTCGAGCTCGCCGTGCCGGAGTACTCGGACATCGACTCGATCGACGAACTGCAGGCGAAGGCCTCGGACTTCGGCAACAAGATCGTCGGCATCGAGCCCGCGGCCGGCGAGACGAAGGTCGTGCAGGACCAGGTGATCCCGAAGTACGGCCTCGACGGGATGGACTTCATCACGAGTTCGACGCCGGCGATGCTCGCCGACCTCAAGGCCGCGATCGCGAAGAAGGAGGACGTCGTCGTGACGCTGTGGCGTCCGCACTGGGCGTACGACGCCTTCCCGATCAAGGACCTGGAGGACCCGAAGGGCGCCCTCGGCAAGAACGAGGAGATCCACACCATCGCCAAGAAGGACTTCGCCGACGAGTTCCCGCAGGCGTCGAAGTGGATGGAGAACTTCGCGATGGACTCCGACACGCTCTACTCACTCGAGAACGCGCTCGTGAACAGCGGTGCGAAGACGAGCGAGTACCCGGCGATCACCGCGAAGTGGGCGTCCGAGCACCAGGACTACGTGGACTCGCTCACCTCGACGAAGTAG
- a CDS encoding SLC13 family permease, which yields MRQAVIGGVLLVVGAVCVALGLLPLSDLAELADRVVPVLAFVLGLTVVAELAADAGVFDRLADVAARVGGGRTIGLWGAVVVLAVLCTVFLSIDTTAVLLTPIVITLARRVGLPPMPFALTTVWLANTASLLLPVSNLTNLLAVDRIGLDGPIPFAGLMVWAALAGVVIPCAVLLVVFRGKLFGRYTPVSVRAATDPVFFWSASAVLVALVIALTAGVTVWIAAIAAAVVLVVVAAFRAPSELKPSRVPWSTLVFAAGLFVVVETLHTTGITDPIVAALSGGTGTGSLLVLGGAGALAANAIDNLPAYLVLEPAAGHEALRYAALLVGVNAGCLITPWASLATLLWHARLSSEGVHLSWGRYMALGCIVAPLTVVAGVLALRL from the coding sequence GTGCGCCAGGCCGTCATCGGGGGAGTCCTGCTCGTGGTGGGCGCGGTGTGCGTCGCCCTCGGGCTGCTCCCACTGTCCGACCTCGCCGAGCTCGCCGACCGGGTCGTCCCGGTGCTGGCCTTCGTGCTCGGACTCACCGTCGTCGCCGAGCTCGCGGCGGACGCCGGCGTCTTCGACCGGCTCGCCGACGTCGCCGCACGGGTCGGGGGCGGTCGGACGATCGGGCTCTGGGGCGCCGTGGTCGTGCTCGCGGTCCTCTGCACCGTGTTCCTGTCGATCGACACCACGGCCGTGCTCCTCACCCCGATCGTCATCACGCTCGCCCGGCGGGTCGGACTCCCGCCGATGCCGTTCGCGCTGACGACCGTGTGGCTCGCGAACACGGCGTCGCTCCTGCTGCCGGTGTCGAACCTGACGAACCTGCTCGCCGTCGACCGCATCGGGCTCGACGGGCCGATCCCGTTCGCCGGGCTCATGGTGTGGGCCGCCCTCGCCGGTGTCGTGATCCCGTGCGCCGTGCTCCTCGTGGTGTTCCGCGGCAAGCTCTTCGGTCGGTACACGCCGGTCTCGGTCCGGGCGGCGACCGACCCGGTGTTCTTCTGGTCGGCGTCGGCGGTGCTCGTCGCGCTGGTGATCGCCCTGACCGCCGGCGTCACGGTGTGGATCGCCGCGATCGCCGCGGCGGTCGTGCTCGTGGTCGTCGCGGCCTTCCGGGCGCCGTCGGAGCTCAAGCCGTCCCGCGTGCCGTGGTCGACGCTCGTCTTCGCGGCCGGGTTGTTCGTGGTCGTCGAGACGCTGCACACGACCGGCATCACCGACCCGATCGTGGCTGCGCTCTCCGGTGGCACCGGGACGGGGTCGCTCCTGGTGCTCGGCGGTGCCGGCGCGCTGGCGGCGAACGCGATCGACAACCTGCCCGCCTACCTGGTGCTCGAGCCGGCCGCCGGGCACGAGGCCCTGCGCTACGCGGCGCTCCTCGTCGGGGTGAACGCCGGCTGCCTCATCACGCCGTGGGCCTCGCTCGCGACGCTGCTGTGGCACGCACGACTGTCGTCCGAGGGCGTCCACCTGTCGTGGGGGCGGTACATGGCGCTCGGGTGCATCGTGGCACCGCTCACCGTCGTCGCCGGGGTCCTCGCGCTGCGGCTCTAG
- the ilvD gene encoding dihydroxy-acid dehydratase, whose translation MPDIDVKPRSRVVTDGIEATTSRGMLRAVGMGDEDWEKPQIGIASSWNEITPCNLSLDRLAQGAKEGVHSGGGYPLQFGTISVSDGISMGHEGMHFSLVSREVIADSVETVVNAERLDGTVLLAGCDKSLPGMLMAAARLDLASVFLYAGSVMPGYVKQADGSFKEVTIIDSFEGVGACKAGTMSEEELKKIECAIVPGEGACGGMYTANTMASVAEALGMSLPGSAAPPSADRRRDYYAHRSGEAVVNMLRLGLTARQILTKEAFENAIAVAMALGGSTNVVLHLLAIAHEAEVELSLDDFNRIGSKVPHLADMKPFGKYVMVDVDRNGGIPVIMKALLDAGLLHGDVMTVTGKTLAENLAEIDPPELDGEVFRTLDNPIHATGGLTILQGSFAPEGAVVKTAGFDAEVFEGPARVFDRERAAMDALTEGKIQKGDVVVIRYEGPKGGPGMREMLAITAAIKGAGLGKDVLLLTDGRFSGGTTGLCIGHIAPEAVDAGPVAFVRDGDRIRVDIAARSLDLLVDEAELEARREGWAPLPPRYTRGVLAKFAKLVQSAAKGAVTG comes from the coding sequence ATGCCTGATATCGACGTCAAGCCGCGCAGCCGGGTCGTCACCGACGGGATCGAAGCAACCACCTCGCGTGGCATGCTGCGTGCCGTCGGGATGGGGGACGAGGACTGGGAGAAGCCGCAGATCGGCATCGCCTCCTCGTGGAACGAGATCACCCCGTGCAACCTCTCCCTCGACCGCCTCGCGCAGGGGGCGAAGGAGGGCGTCCACTCCGGCGGCGGGTACCCGCTCCAGTTCGGCACCATCTCCGTCTCCGACGGCATCTCGATGGGCCACGAGGGCATGCACTTCTCCCTCGTCTCGCGTGAGGTCATCGCCGACAGCGTCGAGACCGTCGTGAACGCCGAGCGGCTGGACGGCACCGTCCTGCTCGCCGGCTGCGACAAGTCCCTGCCCGGCATGCTCATGGCGGCCGCGCGCCTGGACCTCGCGAGCGTCTTCCTCTACGCGGGCTCGGTCATGCCGGGCTACGTGAAGCAGGCCGACGGCTCCTTCAAGGAGGTCACGATCATCGACTCCTTCGAGGGCGTCGGCGCGTGCAAGGCCGGCACCATGTCGGAAGAGGAACTCAAGAAGATCGAGTGCGCGATCGTCCCGGGCGAGGGCGCCTGCGGCGGCATGTACACCGCGAACACCATGGCGTCGGTCGCCGAGGCCCTCGGCATGTCGCTCCCCGGCTCGGCAGCGCCGCCCAGCGCCGACCGTCGTCGTGACTACTACGCGCACCGCTCCGGCGAGGCCGTGGTCAACATGCTCCGCCTGGGCCTCACCGCCCGCCAGATCCTCACGAAGGAGGCGTTCGAGAACGCCATCGCCGTCGCCATGGCACTCGGAGGCTCCACGAACGTCGTCCTCCACCTCCTCGCGATCGCGCACGAGGCCGAGGTCGAGCTCTCCCTCGACGACTTCAACCGCATCGGCTCGAAGGTCCCGCACCTCGCCGACATGAAGCCGTTCGGCAAGTACGTCATGGTCGACGTGGACCGCAACGGCGGCATCCCGGTGATCATGAAGGCGCTGCTCGACGCCGGCCTGCTGCACGGCGACGTCATGACCGTCACCGGCAAGACCCTCGCCGAGAACCTGGCCGAGATCGACCCGCCGGAGCTCGACGGCGAGGTGTTCCGGACGCTCGACAACCCGATCCACGCCACCGGTGGCCTGACGATCCTCCAGGGCTCCTTCGCGCCGGAGGGCGCCGTGGTGAAGACTGCCGGCTTCGACGCCGAGGTCTTCGAGGGCCCCGCGCGGGTGTTCGACCGCGAGCGCGCCGCCATGGACGCCCTCACCGAGGGGAAGATCCAGAAGGGCGACGTCGTCGTCATCCGGTACGAGGGCCCCAAGGGCGGCCCCGGCATGCGCGAGATGCTCGCCATCACGGCGGCCATCAAGGGCGCTGGACTCGGCAAGGATGTACTACTGTTGACGGACGGACGATTCTCAGGCGGCACAACCGGCCTGTGCATCGGCCACATCGCACCGGAAGCGGTGGACGCAGGTCCAGTCGCATTCGTGCGCGATGGCGACCGCATCCGTGTCGACATCGCGGCTCGCTCGCTCGACCTACTGGTCGACGAAGCCGAGCTGGAAGCCCGCCGAGAAGGCTGGGCCCCGCTGCCCCCGCGCTACACCCGCGGAGTCCTCGCGAAGTTCGCGAAGCTCGTCCAGTCCGCCGCCAAGGGCGCGGTCACGGGCTAG